The following are encoded in a window of Plectropomus leopardus isolate mb chromosome 23, YSFRI_Pleo_2.0, whole genome shotgun sequence genomic DNA:
- the gigyf1a gene encoding GRB10-interacting GYF protein 1, whose amino-acid sequence MTAETLNFGPEWLRALSSGGSVTSPPPSPAMPKYKLAEYRYGREEMLALYIKDNKVPEDMQDKEFAAILQDEPMQPLALVPLTEEEQRNFSMSVNSVAVLRLMGKGVGGAAPAGVVRGRGATRGGRGRGRGEGGFYQRSIEDAEVGFGRSVREIHRSQSWDDRGERRFEKPLRREVGRPGFEETGGPAGPGRKEHTRADSDNWRILREEQEEEEGAEPGTNWRLAGPRRDDGGPRSAGWRDHTGPGESRRRKFDFDFRDSDGHGGGRRRAGSEGLEDDRDGLPEWCTDEEDGEMGTFDSSGAFMSIKKGGKETILEEELEFKGIEEEDEEESFADIEGNSAEVDKDKESKDAGSAGGDGETKPASPSSSPPALLHCTPPSLESRPNNAGPAVDIPQLNNSHPVKASSTPSEDMAPVGGSKAQLSPSAPASSSLPPPPPSSAAPLLPPPGGDAEDDEGMKHLQQEAEKMVASLQDTSLEEECFTQALQQQQESRNTAAALPLSHEAAMKWFYKDPQGEIQGPFTTVEMCEWFQAGYFTMTLLVKRGCDEGFQPLGDVIKMWGRVPFAPGPSPPPLLVRQPPPTQRPQPTRGPAGTGNLDQDRLKKQQELAALYQQLQQQQLFQLINRCSEQGMMPSMNRSMSVPDTGSMWDMHTSASQPSGGEASLWDITMNPSTQGPTLEQLQKLQQERRDAELRAKREEEEQRKRREEKRRQQEEQKRREEEELFRRKQCRQQQELIMKLLQQAPQQQGPGAGSSGWSGAPSSGLSKAGKPAALALLEMQQEAERLLKQQQQQRAQQQRDRHSGMPMGSSSMGGQWVDGVGMWGGPGGMEGKGGSGSSSGSMGMWDEAVKNQAGLRGNSNNNMGLKNSRSSPSLSDQYMMRRKRTDEEEKLLKLLQGMKPQDGFTTWCEQMLHALNTSANNSSSSLDVATIVAYLKEVESPYAVLDFIRSYLGDTVEAKEFAKQFLERRAKQKANQQRQQQQLSKEVAGLNMNFPLQDSMRGMNPSTLQSMFQANHMGKAGLYDNQGGKMKKKQPMMLHSDPSILGYSFHNTGECLSLNEMEMVEDY is encoded by the exons gTCCCAGAGGACATGCAGGATAAGGAGTTTGCTGCTATTCTGCAAGATGAGCCCATGCAGCCACTGGCACTGGTGCCTCTcactgaggaggagcag aggaACTTCTCCATGTCTGTGAACAGTGTGGCGGTGCTGAGGCTCATGGGAAAAGGGGTGGGCGGGGCCGCCCCAGCTGGAGTGGTCCGAGGACGAGGGGCCACACGAGGCGGTCGAG GTAGAGGTCGTGGCGAAGGTGGATTCTACCAAAGAAGTATTGAAGATGCGGAGGTGGGTTTCGGCCGCAGCGTCCGAGAGATACACCGCAGCCAGAGCTGGGATGACCG GGGTGAGCGTCGATTTGAGAAGCCGCTGCGGCGGGAGGTGGGGCGTCCTGGCTTTGAAGAGACTGGCGGTCCCGCGGGTCCAGGGAGGAAGGAGCACACAAGGGCTGACAGCGATAACTGGCGCATCCTCcgggaggagcaggaggaggaggagggggcggaGCCGGGCACCAACTGGAGACTTGCTGGACCCCGCAGGGATG ATGGTGGTCCTCGCTCAGCAGGCTGGCGGGACCATACCGGTCCAGGTGAGAGTCGTCGGAGGAAGTTTGATTTCGATTTCCGGGACTCTGACGGCCACGGTGGTGGCCGCCGACGTGCGGGCAGCGAGGGACTCGAGGACGACAGGGATGGCCTACCTGAGTGGTGTACAGATGAGGAGGACGGGGAGATGGGCACGTTTGACTCTTCTGGAGCTTTCATGTCCATAAAG AAGGGTGGCAAGGAGACAATCCTGGAGGAGGAGTTGGAGTTTAAGGGcatagaggaggaggacgaagaggaAAGCTTTGCTGACATCGAGGGGAACAGTGCTGAAGTAGACAAAGACAAAG AGAGTAAAGACGCTGGCTCTGCTGGAGGGGATGGCGAGACGAAGCCAGCGTCcccctcctcgtctcctccAGCCCTCCTGCACTGTACCCCTCCATCCCTGGAGTCCCGGCCCAACAACGCTGGCCCAGCGGTGGACATCCCTCAGCTGAACAACAGCCACCCTGTCAAGGCCAGCAGCACGCCCAGTGAAG ACATGGCTCCAGTAGGGGGCTCTAAGGCCCAGCTGAGCCCCAGTGCCCCCGCCTCCTCCAGTCTGCCTCCCCCGCCCccttcctctgctgctcctctcctccctccacctGGAGGAGACGCAGAGGACGATGAGGGCATGAAGCACCTGCAGCAG GAGGCAGAGAAGATGGTGGCATCACTGCAGGACACTTCTTTGGAGGAGGAGTGTTTCACCcaggctctgcagcagcagcaggagagcagGAACACTGCCGCCGCTCTGCCGCTGTCACATGAAGCTGCCATGAAGTGGTTCTACAAAGACCCACAGGGAGAGATCCAGG GTCCGTTCACCACGGTGGAGATGTGTGAGTGGTTCCAGGCCGGCTACTTCACCATGACCCTGTTGGTGAAGCGGGGCTGCGACGAGGGCTTCCAGCCCCTGGGGGATGTCATCAAGATGTGGGGCCGCGTGCCGTTCGCCCCGGGGCCCTCCCCGCCGCCCCTGCTGGTGAGACAGCCACCACCAACGCAGCGCCCGCAGCCCACCCGGGGGCCCGCTGGGACT gGAAACCTGGACCAGGACCGCCTGAAAAAGCAACAGGAGCTTGCAGCTCTTTATCAACAgctccaacagcagcagctattCCAGCTCATTAACAG GTGCAGTGAGCAGGGTATGATGCCTTCGATGAACAGATCGATGTCAGTGCCAGATACAGGGTCCATGTGGGACATGCATACCTCAGCTTCACAGCCGTCAG GCGGTGAAGCCAGTCTTTGGGACATAACAATGAATCCTTCTACTCAGGGTCCAACTCTCGAACAGCTTCAAAAG CTCCAGCAGGAGAGGCGAGACGCTGAACTCAGGGCGAAGcgtgaagaggaggagcagcgtaagaggagggaggagaagaggaggcaacaggaggagcagaagagaagggaggaggaggagctctTCAGACGCAAGCAG TGTCGTCAGCAGCAGGAACTGATCATGAAGTTGCTGCAGCAGGCCCCCCAGCAGCAGGGTCCTGGGGCAGGCAGCTCGGGCTGGAGCGGAGCTCCCTCCTCTGGGCTATCCAAGGCAGGAAAGCCTGCGGCTCTGGctctgctggaaatgcagcaggaggcagagaggctcctgaagcagcagcagcaacagagagCCCAGCAGCAGAGAGACCGC CACTCCGGCATGCCGATGGGGAGCTCCTCCATGGGAGGTCAGTGGGTGGATGGTGTCGGCATGTGGGGCGGGCCTGGAGGAATGGAGGGGAAGGGGGGCAGTGGAAGCTCTTCAGGCAGCATGGGCATGTGGGATGAGGCTGTGAAGAACCAGGCCGGCCTGCGtggcaacagcaacaacaacatggGCTTGAAGAACAGCCGCAGCAGCCCTTCACTCAG TGATCAGTACATGATGCGTCGCAAGCGAACTGATgaagaggagaagctgctgaagctgctgcagggcATGAAGCCTCAGGACGGCTTCACTACCTGGTGTGAACAGATGCTGCACGCTCTCAACACCTCTGCCaacaactcctcctcctctctggaTG TTGCCACTATTGTGGCATACCTGAAGGAGGTGGAGTCTCCCTATGCAGTACTGGACTTCATCCGGTCCTACCTAGGGGACACAGTGGAAGCCAAAGAGTTCGCCAAACAGTTTCTGGAGCGACGTGCCAAACAGAAAGCCAACcaacagagacagcagcagcag TTATCAAAGGAAGTGGCTGGACTGAACATGAACTTCCCTCTGCAg gactcAATGCGAGGTATGAATCCAAGCACCCTGCAGTCCATGTTTCAAGCCAACCACATGGGCAAGGCTGGTCTCTATGACAACCAGGGGggaaagatgaagaagaaacaGCCCATGATGCTGCACTCTGACCCCAGCATCTTAG GGTACTCATTCCACAACACGGGCGAGTGTCTGAGCCTGAATGAGATGGAGATGGTGGAGGATTACTGA
- the wrap53 gene encoding telomerase Cajal body protein 1, with amino-acid sequence MSDSAGGGESGGGVAGTGQDAEADNEPPHQAPPLPEGDNAEVGEISEEGVPPSAKRPRMSEEGEGLEQTAKDIEVHGETPAQKVQEDTVLPAQREPQQCEEEGGVGEEVPVRGEVEEECRQNGDGEHQAPLEEGKEGKPEEEHNGSADSPSEGQRLGLDFTQNPQMLTGSWTEFSNFPENYLKGCKWAPDGSCILTNSADNVLRVYNLPPEIYSYNWDLLPEMSPVLRMAEGDTIYDYCWFPKMNSLDADTCFLASSSRDNPVHVWDAFYGEVRASFRPYNHLDELTAAHSLCFSPDGSQLYCGFDKTVRVFHTERPGRDCEERPTVVKKQGQSGIISCFGFSPCQSVYACGSYSRCAGLYSCQDGTLLALLPTRHHGGLTHLLFSPDGNYLYTGGRKDPEILCWDLREPGKVVFSLKRNVDTNQRIYFDLDLSGRYLLSGDTEGVVSVWDTLTASPDGNEELLQPQLRFQAHWDCTNGISIHPFMPLLATSSGQRQFPWPGDSEGDSASEGEGGEAVMSPQEIRQDNALTLWWAGPLSPAAEENHEQSTEVVEA; translated from the exons atgtCTGACTCAGCTGGAGGTGGTGAAAGCGGTGGTGGTGTGGCAGGTACAGGGCAGGACGCAGAAGCGGATAATGAGCCCCCTCATCAGGCACCACCTTTGCCTGAAGGTGACAACGCAGAGGTAGGGGAGATCTCAGAGGAAGGGGTACCTCCGTCTGCCAAGCGGCCCAGGATgagtgaggagggagagggactGGAGCAGACTGCAAAGGACATCGAGGTTCATGGAGAAACACCAGCACAGAAAGTGCAGGAAGACACAGTCCTACCTGCACAAA GAGAACCACAACAGTGTGAGGAGGAGGGTGGAGTTGGGGAAGAGGTGCCCGTCAGAGGCGAGGTTGAAGAAGAATGCCGTCAGAATGGAGATGGCGAGCATCAGGCACCTTTAGAAGAAGGAAAGGAGGGGAAACCAGAGGAGGAGCACAACGGATCTGCAGACAGCCCCAGTGAAGGGCAGCG CCTTGGCCTAGATTTTACCCAGAACCCCCAGATGCTGACTGGTTCCTGGACTGAGTTCTCCAACTTTCCAGAGAATTACCTCAAAGGCTGTAAATG GGCCCCTGATGGTTCCTGTATCCTGACCAACAGTGCAGACAATGTGCTCCGTGTGTACAACCTCCCTCCAGAAATTTACAGCTACAACTGGGACTTGCTCCCTGAGATG AGTCCAGTGCTGAGGATGGCAGAGGGAGACACCATCTACGACTACTGCTGGTTCCCAAAGATGAACTCTCTCGACGCGGACACATGCTT CTTAGCCAGCAGTAGCCGTGACAACCCAGTCCACGTGTGGGATGCATTTTACGGGGAGGTGCGAGCCAGTTTCCGACCCTACAATCACCTGGATGAGCTGACAGCAGCCCACTCTTTGTGCTTCTCACCTGATGGATCACAGCTCTACTGCGGCTTTGACAAAACTGTCAGGGTCTTTCACACTGAGCGTCCAGGAAGAGACTGCGAGGAGCGGCCCACCGTAG TGAAGAAGCAGGGCCAAAGTGGCATCATCTCCTGCTTTGGCTTCAGCCCCTGCCAGTCTGTTTACGCCTGTGGCTCTTACTCCCGCTGTGCTGGCCTCTACTCCTGCCAAGACGGCACCCTGCTGGCTCTACTGCCGACCCGTCACCACGGAGGCCTCACCCACCTGCTCTTCTCTCCTGACGGCAACTACCTGTACACCGGCGGGCGcaag gATCCAGAAATCCTGTGCTGGGACCTAAGAGAGCCGGGCAAGGTTGTTTTTTCACTGAAGAGAAATGTGGACACTAACCAGCGCATCTACTTTGATCTGGACCT GTCAGGCAGGTACCTGCTGAGTGGTGACACAGAGGGAGTGGTTTCAGTGTGGGACACCCTGACGGCTTCTCCTGATGGTAACGAGGAGCTACTGCAACCTCAGCTCAGGTTCCAGGCCCATTGGGACTGCACCAATGGCATTAG TATTCATCCCTTTATGCCCCTGTTGGCAACATCCAGCGGGCAGCGGCAGTTCCCGTGGCCCGGCGACAGTGAGGGTGACTCCGCCTCAGAGGGCGAGGGAGGCGAGGCTGTAATGTCTCCTCAGGAGATCCGACAGGACAACGCCCTGACGCTGTGGTGGGCCGGGCCCCTCAGTCCCGCAGCCGAGGAGAACCACGAGCAGAGCACAGAGGTGGTGGAGGCCTGA